GGGCAGGGAATGAAGAGCACACTGTGTTGATGGATGCAGCAGTTACTCCAGCCTGCATTTTTAACTCTAAGGCGGGAAGTCCCTTTCCTCGACAGCCGAAGGCTGGCAGGTGGGGGATGAAAGCCATCAACTTCTACAAAACAACAGTAACATAATTATTTATATTTATAAGTATATCAATATGGTTATAACTATGCAGTATAAACTGTATCTTGGAAATCATTCTGTGTATTTACTCTATTCTCATTTCATTCAGTGTGTGAAATATAGGAGAAAAGCTCTAACGAACCCTTTAGTTGTTGATTTTCTCAAAACAAAAATCCATAGATAAGTGAAACATTCGATGTTGAAGTGCTGAATATCGAGTGTGATAAAGAACACTTTCATTTATTATTTTCAGCAAAACCTTCGCTTGATATTCCAAAGTATATTAACACCATCAAGACAATAACTTCAAGGGAGATTCGCAAGAATTTTCCAGAAGTAAAAACTATGTTATGGAAAGATACGTTCTGGTCAAGATCGTATTTTATCGCATAAACAGGGCAAGTAACCTTAGATATACTGAAGCAATATGTGGATAACCAGGGCAAATATGCATCTGACGAAGAAGATAAAGATCAATCCAACTGAAGAAAAGACAAGATATGCCTCTTTGGGAAAGAACTATGAAATGTGATTGTGGAAACGTAATTGATAGGGATAGAAATAGTGCTATCAACATCATGAAGCGATTCTTATCACAAAATGTTTTGTAGACAGGCTATCAGAAAGATTCTGATAATCTTCGACAAACAGGATTACAGATGGATAATTTCATTATGCAAATATCCAGGTGACGTAATCACTCGAAGGAAGCTCCGTCCTCGCTTTCATCAGAAAGCAGGGCGGGGTAGTTCACTAACGCAGAGTTTTTGAAGGCTGATCCTGGCAGAATAAAAGCTATTTCCCTTAGCCATGGGCATCCGGATTATTTTTCTCGGGCTTGTAGAGCTTTTGAAATTTGTAAGTAAAGAGCAGAATAAAGAAGTCCCGTTTTTTCTTCATCCCGATACCTTTCTTGAACGCTGTTTCAACATTTCTTTAATCGGGCACACTGTCATGTTTTGCTATTTTTTTATTTTTGTATTTTTAATATGTTATGCGACTTTTGATTTTTGGGTTTATTTCTAATATTTTATCAACCTGTATCCGCAAACGTTTGAGAAAAACAATAGTTTTATGTTGGTAAGATTATAAATAATATATTTGTCATGATGTAGCAAGAATATCAATGAAAGTATTAAATATCAGCTGGTAGTATAGATAAGTGTCTCTACACGACAGACACAAACCTTAAATCGCCTCCTAAATCGTTGAAAGCACCTGAAACTCCTTTTTTACCCCTGCCTGATTTTTACAGGCAGAGGTCAAGGGTGCCAACTCATTTCTGTGATTACCATAAAGTCTCTTCAGGGAGTTTTTATTTAAAAATCACAATTGCTATCGAAATGAAAACAGTGTTATGGAAATTTTCTCAATAACAAAATAAATTAGACGGTTATTATAAAAAGGAATGGAGATAATTAATTAGAAACCCAAACTCGTCTTTCAGCAGCTTTGTATTTTTCGTTTTTTTCAAAGTAAGCCGGGAAGACAGAGGAGTTTGTTACTGTATCTGTGGGGGGTTAAAGTTATGATTTCAAGGAAAATGAATCTGGAAAGTATGGATGAGTCTAAAAAATACCGTGTTGGAGCATACAGTGCTAGGTATGTCCCAA
The Methanosarcina sp. WWM596 DNA segment above includes these coding regions:
- the tnpA gene encoding IS200/IS605 family transposase; translated protein: MLNIECDKEHFHLLFSAKPSLDIPKYINTIKTITSREIRKNFPEVKTMLWKDTFWSRSYFIA
- a CDS encoding zinc ribbon domain-containing protein — protein: MPLWERTMKCDCGNVIDRDRNSAINIMKRFLSQNVL